The proteins below come from a single Halictus rubicundus isolate RS-2024b chromosome 13, iyHalRubi1_principal, whole genome shotgun sequence genomic window:
- the LOC143360343 gene encoding uncharacterized protein LOC143360343 has product MDRRYLKNSVSRKPYNKLSDRQKRSIRREITLNLRKYSRDNELQSPPNVDNLQDIPSTSSLSVPVSNNNNNESLLNIPTTSSFTHDSSSTSSCDDVVWESAGTVSEVSFRDRLASCFVDNNLTHTQGNNILSLLRTHSCFSSLPKDIRTLIGTPRTSVVTSVVEPGEYVHFDVELKIVKQLSQCSSVIPEELQLDFHVDGCSLDNSNTIQIWPIQVRIVNILNSKPIVVGIYKGTQKPKDCNSYLQKFVCDINLIISNGGITFHEKKIPVVLRCFIADAPARAFILHHKGHMSHRPCSKCKVCGTQERGRQVFNGITHPLRSDEEYTRCSDEDHHKDGQSPLALMPIGMVSQVPFEYMHLVCLGVIKKLLSAWVCGKYSPFSKLSSRQIFTISERMRRINKYCPSEFARRPRSIDLFSKFKATEFRQFLLYTGPVVTYGVLKDNVYRHFLFLHSAIRIMVSQVFVSKYLKFAGAALQQFVRRCEKFYGPTFNSYNVHGLLHLADDVRRFGTLDSFSAFPYESNMSIFRKYCRKPGQPLQQFSNRMSEIEHHGSNKGGGDSSTTIQASMMFHNSCGAISYRKLQIHSLLLGTDEHDNCCILHDGTVCIISSISPHENSFRLGVQRFLQVDVFYDIALLSPALEIFKCDTLSTEITYVSQEDVRAKCYRMPLEAMNVSNESSTDEEDDNILGMSQWVIAVLVHCETV; this is encoded by the coding sequence atggatcgtagatatttgaaaaattcggtttcgcgaaaaccgtataataaattaagcgaTAGGCAAAAACGAagtattcggcgcgaaataaccttaaatttgaggaagtattcacgtgacaatgaattacaaagtccccctaatgttgataatctgcaggacattcccagcacgtcttccttatccgtgcctgtcagtaataataataataatgaaagtcttcttaatattcccaccacatcttcatttACGCATGATTCCTCTTCTACCtcttcatgcgatgatgtggtttgggagtccgctggtactgtttcagaagtatcatttcgtgatcgtttggcatcttgctttgtggacaataatttaacgcacactcaggggaacaacatcttatctcttctacgtacccattcgtgtttttctagtttgccgaaagatataagaacgctcattggTACACCACGTACCAGTGtggtcacctctgtggtagaaccaggagagtatgttcattttgatgtagagttgaaaatagttaaacagttatctcaatgttcttCAGTAATTCCTGAAGAGTTGCAATTGGATTTTCATGTGGacggatgtagtttagataattccaatacaattcaaatttggcctattcaagtcagaattgtaaatatcttaaatagtaaacccattgtagtagggatttataaaggcacccaaaaacccaaggattgtaacagttatcttcaaaaatttgtctgtgacataaacttgataatttcaaatggaggcattacgttccacgagaaaaaaattccagtcgtattaaggtgttttattgctgatgcaccagctcGAGCCTTTATACTTCATCACAAAGGCCATATGTCTCATCGACCTTGTTCCAAGTGCAAAGTTTGTGGTACACAGGAAAGAGGACGTCAGGTTTTCAATGGTATTACACATCCTTTACGAAGtgatgaagaatataccaggtgtTCCGATGAGGATCATCATAAAGACGGTCAAAGTCCATTAGCTTTGATGCCAATAGGAATGGTATCACAGGTGCCATTCGAGTATATGCATCTCGTATGTCTAggtgtcattaaaaaattattatctgCCTGGGTGTGTGGCAAATATtctccattttcaaaattatcttctcgacaaattttcacaatctcagagagaatgagaaggatcaataaatattgtccatccgagtttgcaaggcgtcctagatcaatagatttattttccaaatttaaagcaacagaatttcggcaatttcttttgtatACTGGTCCAGTTGTCACCTATGGAGTGCTGAAGGATAATGTATatcgacacttcttgtttctgcaCAGTGCGATAAGAATAATGGTTTCACAGGTTTTTGTTAGCAAATATTTAAAGTTTGCAGGAGCAGCTTTGCAACAATTTGTTCGTCGTTGTGAAAAGTTCTATGGCCCAACTTTTAATTCTTATAATGTCCACGGTCTTCTCCACTTGGCCGATGACGTCAGACGTTTTGGTACATTAGATTCATTTTCAGCTTTCCCGTATGAAAGCAacatgtccatttttagaaaatattgcagaaagccaggacaaccccttcaacaattttctaatagaatGAGTGAGATAGAACATCATGGCAGTAATAAGGGAGGAGGTGATTCTTCAACCACCATTCAGGCATCTATGATGTTTCATAATAGTTGTGGTGCTATTTCTTACCGCAAACTTCAAATTCACAGCTTATTGCTTGGCACAGACGAGCACGATAATTGCTGCATTTTACACGATGGCacagtttgtataatttcatctattagtccccatgaaaattcttttcgctTAGGTGTACAAAGATTTCTACAAGTTGATGTATTCTATGATATCGCCTTGTTATCTCCagcactagaaatttttaaatgcgatACTTTGAGCACTGAAATAACATATGTTAGCCAGGAAGATGTTAGGGCAAAATGTTACCGAATGCCATTGGAGGCCATGAACGTTTCCAACGAATCGTCGACAGATGAAGAAGACgataacatattgggaatgtcccagtgggttatcgctgtgctggttcattgtgaaacagtataa
- the LOC143360342 gene encoding uncharacterized protein LOC143360342, giving the protein MVRLTTEYIDRKCSQALLSKSLSKKIKKQELYNTTHLRMNNMFISSIGNFNDYKNLKVIYLQNNNISSIENLDFASNLTHLYLQHNAIRKMENLDAFDKLQVLYLGYNNIVVVEGLDNARNLTTLDIENQMLSLGESLCFDPRSVHTLSTCLQVLNISGNKMTSLKDVKSLQKLEILDARNNLLEDIDDLTETMSTLISLRDLSLQGNPVTRCYRYKENLIANNDTIRNFNGKTVTDVCRCFMKRFKIEKHLYRKKKSSRVTLDEDITSSLDLPLALKKSISRAMFQHPGPKLSVTISSTIDDMPPQMFPPWKTGTKTIRQGHVTPRPFWSNVIKTKQPHVVRSLIKSKAIQLPPITLSPNIK; this is encoded by the exons ATGGTGAGATTAACTACCGAGTACATCGACAGAAAATGTTCTCAAGCATTGTTAAGCAAATCTCTCAGcaagaaaataaagaaacagGAACTGTACAATACAACGCATTTGCGTATGAACAATATGTTTATAAGCAGCATT GGGAATTTTAACGATTATAAAAACCTTAAAGTGATATACTTGCAAAACAACAATATATCGAGCATAGAGAATTTGGACTTTGCATCCAATCTGACCCATCTGTATTTACAACACAATGCGATtcggaaaatggaaaatttagaCGCGTTCGACAAACTTCAAGTTCTGTACTTGGGATACAACAATATAGTTGTGGTGGAAGGACTCGATAATGCGAGGAACTTAACTACTTTGGACATAGAAAATCAAATGCTGAGTCTTGGAGAATCATTGTGCTTTGATCCACGAAGTGTACATACTTTATCC ACTTGTTTACAAGTACTCAACATCTCCGGTAACAAAATGACATCTCTAAAAGACGTCAAGAGTTTACAGAAATTAGAGATTTTAGACGCCAGAAACAATCTATTGGAAGATATCGACGATCTCACCGAGACCATGAGCACCTTAATCTCGTTGAGAGACTTGTCTTTGCAAGGCAATCCTGTAACTCGGTGTTACAGATACAAAGAAAATCTGATCGCCAATAATGATACAATAA GAAATTTCAATGGGAAAACGGTCACGGATGTGTGCCGATGTTTCATGAAAAGATTCAAGATAGAGAAACACCTATACCGCAAGAAGAAGTCATCTAGAGTTACATTGGATGAAGATATTACAA GTTCATTGGATCTACCGCTAGCACTGAAGAAATCAATATCTAGGGCAATGTTTCAGCATCCAGGTCCAAAATTATCCGTTACAATTTCATCAACCATTGACGACATGCCACCACAAATGTTTCCACCGTGGAAAACAG GTACAAAAACTATACGACAAGGCCATGTGACACCAAGGCCATTCTGGAGTAACGTGATTAAAACGAAACAGCCTCATGTTGTGCGATCGTTGATAAAGAGCAAAGCTATTCAATTACCACCAATCACGCTGTCCCCtaacataaaataa
- the LOC143360214 gene encoding BOS complex subunit TMEM147, with product MTLYHFGNCLALVYVPYYLTYKYSGLSEYGAFWKCIQAGGIYIFTQLVKMLAFATFFPTADTVGEGGFDLVGEFLKSSIDLADLVGILLVLNSIPGKGHAKVLTAGIGWAGAEVLLTRFLLLWVGARGAEFDWKYIQESLESNINLVQHITTATLVWLWSRHDLKRGLVPVVIGMLVLTIYRSLILDFLTTLFLTGPWLALIVKAVTTFIIGTTTLHIYAALAHSIGIF from the exons ATGACACTATACCATTTCGGAAATTGTTTAGCTTTAGTTTACGTCCCATATTACCTCACCTACAAGTATTCCGGCTT GTCTGAATACGGAGCATTTTGGAAATGCATTCAAGCAGGAGGCATTTACATTTTCACCCAACTAGTAAAAATGCTGGCATTCGCCACATTTTTCCCGACAGCTGATACTGTGGGTGAAGGAGGCTTCGATTTAGTAGGC GAATTCTTAAAATCGTCGATAGATTTAGCTGATTTAGTAGGAATCCTTCTAGTGCTGAATAGTATTCCTGGTAAGGGACATGCTAAAGTTTTAACGGCTGGAATTGGATGGGCAGGAGCCGAGGTACTCCTTACCAGATTCCTTCTATTGTGGGTTGGTGCGAGGGGGGCAGAGTTTGATTGGAAATACATTCAAGAGAGTCTTGAATCTAACATTAACCTA GTACAGCATATAACGACAGCAACGCTCGTGTGGCTGTGGTCAAGGCACGATTTGAAACGTGGTTTAGTTCCTGTAGTAATTGGCATGCTTGTGCTCACAATCTATAGATCGCTCATCTTGGACTTCCTAACTACACTTTTCCTAACTGGCCCGTGGTTAGCACTCATTGTTAAAGCTGTTACTACTTTTATAATAGGTACCACGACGTTGCACATATATGCAGCTCTTGCTCATTCGATTGGTATCTTTTAA